A region of the Candidatus Dormiibacterota bacterium genome:
ATGCGGTTCGTCGCACAGCGCAAGCGCGCGCTGGTCAAAGACTTCGCCGAGTATCGCATCGAGGGTATTAACACGTTTCCGCTGCACGTGGGGCGGGCGCGCTTTCATTCGGCGCACGAATTGCACGTCGGCGACGATATCGTGCTGGAAGCAACGAGTTTCATCGTCGCGACCGGTAGCAGCGTCTCTCCCGCGGTGATTCCGGGCTTGCGCGAAACGGGCTATCTGGATTCGGATGCCGTCCTCGAGCTCGAGCGTATTCCCAAATCGGCGATCGTGCTCGGCGGCGGGTACACCGCCTGCGAACTCGGGCAGTTTCTCGCGCGAATGGGCGCCAAGACGACGATGGTGATTCGCAGCGGGCATCTGCTCACCGATCAGGACGACGATGTCGGCAACGCGCTCACGCTGTACTATCGTGACGAAGGCATCACCGTGGTCGACCACGCGCGCGTCATGCGGGTCGAGCGGCGCGACGGCAGCAAGGTGGTGCATATCGAAGCCGACGGCGTCGCCGCCGAAGTGGCCGCCGAGGAGATTTTTTACGCGCTGGGGCGGGTTCCGAACGTCGAGGGCCTAGGGCTCGAACTGGCCGACGTCAACTACCATCCGATTACCGGCATCGACGTGGACGCAACGCTGCGCACCAGCAATCCGTCGATCTTCGCCGTCGGCGATGTAACCGGCGACTATCCGCTCGTCCACGTGGCGATCTATCAAGGCGAGATTGCGGCGCGTAACGCCATCGGCAACCACAGCGAAGCGGCGGACTACTCGGTCGTCGCCGCCCATACCATCTTTAGCGATCCGCAAATCGGCGTTGTGGGCATGAACGAAAAACGCCTCAAACGCGACGGCATTCCGTACGTCGCCGGGCGCTACGATTTCGCCGAACACGGCAAAGCGCAGTGTCTGAACAAGACGCACGGGTTCGTGAAGATGATGGCCGATCCGCAGAGCGGCCGTATCTTGGGCGCGGCCGTGATCGGCCCGCAGGGCTCCGAATTGATTCACGAAGTGATCGTCGCGATGAGCTTCAATGCCACCGTGCAACAGTTCATGCGCATTCCCCACCTGCATCCGACGCTCGCCGAGATTTGGACCTACCCGGCCGAAGAGTGCGCCGCGCGGATCGGCGCCGCGCAAGCCGGCGAGGTGGACCCGGAGGTAGCCGTTAGTGGAACCGCCGGTTAGCATCGCAGCCGACGCGCCGCAGTTGCGCGTTGCCATTCTCCAAACCAAGCCGCTCAAAGGCCGTTACGAGCAAAACCTCGCCGCCGTCGTTGAAGCCTTCTCCCAATTAGTCGGCGATCCACCCGAGCTGATCGTGCTGCCGGAAGCCGCCTGCACCGGATACTTTCTCGAAGGCGCCGTGTACGATCTCGCGCTGACCTCGCAACGATTTGCGAGCGATCTCGCGGGTGCTTGGCGCAAAGCGGGCGGTACGACCGCCGTCGATATCGCGAGCGGGTTCTTTGAGAACGACGCCGGGACGTTTTACAATAGCGCGTTGTACGTGCGGGTGGAACCGCAGAGCGAGCGCATCCTCCACGTGCATCGCAAGATGTTCTTGCCCACGTACGGCGTCTTCGACGAGCAGCGGTTCCTTTCGCGCGGGCGACGCATGCAGACGTTCGAGACCGGTTTTGCGCGGACGGCGATGCTGATTTGCGAAGACATCTGGCATTCGTTGGTGCCGACCGTCGCCGCCCTCAAGGGCGCGCGCGTGTTGATCGTTCCGAGTGCGGCGCCGGGTCGCGGCATCGAGGGCGAAGGCGAATTGA
Encoded here:
- a CDS encoding nitrilase-related carbon-nitrogen hydrolase, which translates into the protein MEPPVSIAADAPQLRVAILQTKPLKGRYEQNLAAVVEAFSQLVGDPPELIVLPEAACTGYFLEGAVYDLALTSQRFASDLAGAWRKAGGTTAVDIASGFFENDAGTFYNSALYVRVEPQSERILHVHRKMFLPTYGVFDEQRFLSRGRRMQTFETGFARTAMLICEDIWHSLVPTVAALKGARVLIVPSAAPGRGIEGEGELTSVTRWREILQTTASEHGVYIIYAGLTGFEGGKGMTGSSCIIDPRGETIVSAPATQSCILRAVLDLREIDLARAGLPLLGDLAAVLPDLLLDDELPLPRRGTDAAGH
- a CDS encoding dihydrolipoyl dehydrogenase gives rise to the protein MERHRYDLVIVGAGSGGYAAARTARDLGASVALVDEGPLGGLCILRGCMPSKALLASSDAAHDAREAAGLGVHVGSLRLDMRFVAQRKRALVKDFAEYRIEGINTFPLHVGRARFHSAHELHVGDDIVLEATSFIVATGSSVSPAVIPGLRETGYLDSDAVLELERIPKSAIVLGGGYTACELGQFLARMGAKTTMVIRSGHLLTDQDDDVGNALTLYYRDEGITVVDHARVMRVERRDGSKVVHIEADGVAAEVAAEEIFYALGRVPNVEGLGLELADVNYHPITGIDVDATLRTSNPSIFAVGDVTGDYPLVHVAIYQGEIAARNAIGNHSEAADYSVVAAHTIFSDPQIGVVGMNEKRLKRDGIPYVAGRYDFAEHGKAQCLNKTHGFVKMMADPQSGRILGAAVIGPQGSELIHEVIVAMSFNATVQQFMRIPHLHPTLAEIWTYPAEECAARIGAAQAGEVDPEVAVSGTAG